The following are from one region of the Osmerus mordax isolate fOsmMor3 chromosome 1, fOsmMor3.pri, whole genome shotgun sequence genome:
- the LOC136942793 gene encoding peroxisome proliferator-activated receptor delta-like: protein MEGPAVLPSLQNKDPCRERERKRRGGKVQRLGRSTATEQQEGRRGGTPPEDRKSSPLTELEGGAVVPDSWDMDSHDGEEQGEKGSRSTPSTDSPAPSSSCTDLSQTSPPSLSDHLQLGREEGVGAGINVECRICGDKASGFHYGVHACEGCKGFFRRTIRMKLEYERCERSCKIQKKSRNKCQYCRFQKCLLLGMSHDAIRYGRMPEAEKRKLVAGLLAGEEGGGNSPAGSDLKTVAKRVNDAYLKNLNMTKKKARGILTGKTSSNPVQFVQNPFVIHDMDTLWQAENGLVWNQMVNGAPPNREIGVHVFYRCQCTTVETVRELTEFAKSIPGFVDLFLNDQVTLLKYGVHEAIFAMLPSLMNKDGLLVANGKGFVTREFLRSLRRPFSEIMEPKFEFAVKFNALELDDSDLALFVAAIILCGDRPGLMNVKQVEDMQDSILQALDQHLQANHTDSTYLFPKLLQKMADLRQLVTENAQLVQKIKKTESETSLHPLLQEIYKDMY from the exons ATGGAGGGGCCGGCCGTCCTACCGTCACTCCAGAACAAGGATCCGTGTCGGGAGCGGGAGCGGAAGCGGCGCGGTGGGAAGGTGCAGCGCCTCGGCCGCAGCACGGCCACGGAGCAGcaggaggggaggcggggggggacgCCCCCGGAGGACAGGAAGTCTTCCCCGCTgacggagctggaggggggggcggtggtGCCCGACTCCTGGGACATGGACTCCCATGacggggaggagcagggggagaaggggagtcgTAGTACTCCCAGCACGGacagccctgccccctccagcaGCTGCACAG atctgtcccagacatctcccccatctctcagtGACCATCTgcagctggggagggaggagggagtgggggcaGGGATCAACGTGGAGTGTCGTATATGCGGGGACAAGGCCTCGGGGTTCCACTACGGCGTGCACGCCTGCGAGGGCTGCAAG gggtTCTTCAGGAGAACCATCCGTATGAAGCTGGAGTACGAGCGCTGTGAGCGCAGCTGTAAGATCCAGAAGAAGAGCAGGAACAAGTGTCAGTACTGTCGCTTCCAGAAGTGTCTGCTGCTGGGCATGTCCCAtgatg CTATCCGGTACGGGCGCATGCCggaggcagagaagaggaagctggtgGCGGGGCTGCTGGCcggggaggagggcggagggaacAGCCCCGCGGGCTCCGACCTCAAGACCGTGGCCAAGAGGGTCAACGACGCCTACCTGAAGAACCTCAACATGACCAAGAAGAAGGCTCGGGGCATCCTGACGGGGAAGACCAGCTCCAACCCTGTTCAGTTTGTACAGAAT ccCTTTGTGATCCATGACATGGACACGCTGTGGCAGGCGGAGAACGGGCTGGTGTGGAACCAGATGGTCAATGGCGCTCCACCCAACAGGGAGATTGGCGTGCACGTGTTCTATCGCTGCCAGTGCACCACGGTGGAGACTGTCCGTGAGCTCACCGAGTTCGCCAAGAGCATCCCTGGCTTTGTCGACCTCTTCCTCAACGACCAG GTGACGCTCCTCAAGTACGGCGTCCATGAGGCCATCTTCGCCATGCTGCCCTCACTCATGAACAAGGACGGCCTGCTTGTGGCCAACGGGAAGGGCTTCGTCACCCGCGAGTTCCTGCGGAGCCTGCGGAGGCCCTTCAGCGAGATCATGGAGCCCAAATTCGAGTTTGCCGTCAAGTTCAACGCCCTGGAGCTGGACGACAGCGACCTGGCCCTCTTTGTGGCCGCCATAATTCTGTGTGGAG ACCGACCAGGCCTGATGAACGTGAAGCAGGTGgaggacatgcaggacagcATCCTGCAGGCCCTGGACCAGCATCTGCAGGCCAACCACACCGACTCCACCTACCTCTTCCCAAAGCTGCTGCAGAAGATGGCCGACCTCCGGCAGCTGGTCACCGAGAACGCCCAGCTGGTCCAGAAGATCAAGAAAACCGAGTCGGAGACGTCGctgcatcctctcctccaggagatcTACAAAGACATGTACTGA